TCTCCGTTTGATTTGTCATGCCCGCCACTGAGCGGGCATCTCCCTTCTTCGAGGCAATAACCGCATTCTTCTTGTAGTTCTCTTATGGCCGCTTCTTTCGGTGTTTCGCCTTTGTCTATAATCCCTGCCGGGAACTCGAGCGCAATCTTGCCTGTTCCGTGGCGGTACTGTTCCGTCATGACCCACTTGCCTTCTGTCGTGCGGGCAAGAATCAAGACCCAGTCGGGTTGCCACAACGTATAAAAATCGTCGATGACCTTGCCGCTTGGCAGCTCGCATGTTTCCTTTGCGACCTTTAACCACGGCGCATCCACCAAAAATTCTGAGTTCAACAATTTCCACGGTTTCATGTTCAAAATTTAGAAAATAGAACGTCATGCCCGCCAGAGCCTGTGCTGAGCGCAGTCGAAGTAAGCGGGCACCACCCCCTCGTTATGCATCGTCATCTTGAGCGAACCCCGGCTTTGTCATTCCCCACTTGATGGGGAATCTCCTTTTCGTCTCTGATTCATCTACATTTACTACTGATTCATTAAATTTTAAAAATTTTTGAAATTTGCAAAATTTGCGTATTTCGGCGAAAAATCGAGATTTTTGTATCATTTTATCTATTGTAAGGCGCATTTAAATGACGTATATTTGAGTTTGTAAGGAGGTTAAAACATGAAACCGATAACCGAATATCAAGATTACCGAAAGTACATGCTTGATTATTTTGACTGGCGAAAGAGAAGTTCTGCGTTTTCGTGGCGCGAATTTTCCAAGATCGCCGGGTTCTCGTCGCCATCATACTTAAAACTTGTATGTGATGGCAAGAGCTCGCTGAGTCGCGTGGGCGTCCCGCTTGTGGCTGCTGCGATGGGGCTGAATGAATTTGAATGCGAGTATTTCAAGCTCATGGTTGAATTCACGAATGCCAAAGACGATGACAAGAAAAAAGAGGCGTTCCTCAAGATGAAGGGGCTTGCAAGTGAACAGCATGCTCGAGTGTTGAATGCGGATGCATTTGATTATTATGAATCGGCGGTGAATTCTGTTGTCCGTGAACTTGCGCCGATGATGCCTGGCGCGCTCCCTGGTGAAATTGCCAAGAAAATCAAGCATACGTTTACGGCGCAGCAAGTCCGCGATTCGCTAAAGCTTTTGGTGAAATTCGATTTGCTCAAGGCGCTTGGTGAAAACGTTTACGAACAAACGGATAAAGTTATTACGGGTTCTGGAGAATCTCTTACGCTGGCTCTCCGTTCCATGAATGGTCAAATGATTGATCTTGCCCGCGAAGCTATTGAAAAAATCGCTCCGGGCGAACGCAACATCTCGGGTGTGACGATTGGCGTGGACGAAGCTACGGTAATACGCCTCTCCGAAGAGGTGGACCGTTTCCGCAAACAAGTTATTGCTATTGCTGGCGAATCAAAAAAAATCAACCAAGTTTATCGTTTAAATTTACAGCTTTTCCCGCTGTCGGAAAAAGTATAAGGAGGAAACCATGAATATCAAAAAAATCATTCTGCTTTCGCTCGCAGCCATGAGCGTGATGGGCGCCTTTACCGCTTGTTCCGATAATAAAGTGGTGGGGGCTGATGAACAGTCTAATACTGTGGCTGAACGTTCTAGTTCGTCTGTAGGGCCGGGGTCATCGAATTCTTTGGATGAACATGGGGTTCAATGGTCTGCTAGGACCATTCTCAGAAGCGTGTCGCAAGGCACTGCGGCAACTGTCTTTCATATGATGGGAAGCTCTATTGTTGAAGTCGATTCTGTGACGGCTCGTGAATCTTATGACAGGACGGTTCAATCAATACTTGATTACGATGTAACGTTAAGAGTTGCTGAATTTGATATTAAGTACGATACCATTGCTATGCCTGCTTTTGAACATCCTTTTAATTCCTCAACCTATGCGATAATGAAGGACGAAAATGGCTTGACGTATGGAGAAATTGCCTTGCATGGAGATATAGCTCCATTGTCCTATAGTATATATTGCAATGGAGAGAAAGATATAAGGAGCATCTATAGTGTAGATTGGGGGAACGAAAACAACTTCACTGAAGTTAATAAATACTTGCGTTCGGCCGATACTACTTTGTTGGAACTGTTCAAGCAAGATTGTGCCCTTGAAAATGGAATATTGGACTCTGCTGATTTTTATATTCCTGAAATATATTGTACGGTTGCGCCCCAAAAGGTAGATAGTGATCCGACTTACAAGGATCCTAATTGGAAAAAGTTCGCAACGGGTATTGCTGAAGGTTGCGTGTCCACCACGGAAAATCTTGATTCATATTTTGATTGGATCGATCTTTAAAAATTAGTATCCCATATCTCCTGAAATAAAGCAGGCTTCCGCTCATGAGAGCGGGGGCTGTTCATTTAACCTTATCACCATAACAAGAAGCCCACTTCTATCGTAGTGGGCTTTCATTTGAATACAAATTTCTATGAATCTTTCAAAAAACATTTTTCTTTCGATTGTAACATTGAGTGTCATGGCGACATTCTGTGCTTGTTCCAATCTGGAAAATACAGCACCAGAAATGATGGTTGATATTTATAAAACTCAATCTGGTAAAGCGTATGCTATGGGAGGCGTAGGCAGTCAGAAATTTATTGATTCTGTTGATGCTCAAGAATCCTATAATAGATTGGTTCAGTCGTTTTTGGAAAATGGTTTTGTTGATTCTTGTATGTCTTGCGAACCGAGTCCGGCTGATAATCCTGATCTTGATCCGCTGTACTATTTTTCTTTTGTCTCGATGAAGGAAGAATCTGGTGTTGTGCATTTGCCTGTGGAAATGATAAGTTATGCTTCTTTAAAAGAATTTAGATGTAGTTTGAAGTTTAAACTTGAAAAAAAACGACCCGAATTGTATCAGCTTGGTGCGGTTGCTACTGCGGATGGAGTCGTTTTTTACAAGTCCTTGTACACTTACGATTTTGACGATGAGATGGAATTTAAGGCGGATTGTATTATCGAAAACGGCTCTTATTCAGAATCTGCAGTAGGGTGGGTTGATCTTGATGATGGAACCTTTAGAGCGAATGCTGTTTGCAAAGTTTTTGCGAAAACGGATGTCTATTATGATCCATATTGGAAAAAATGGGTTTCAAAGCTTATTGATCATTGTAAAACCGAAGAGGAAATCCTCTAAGAACTCCTTGAAAACGTAGAAGCCCGCTCCGATTGGAGCGGGCTTTCCCTAAACCACAATTTTGTTGAATTACTTGATATTCAAGGTCCAAGCCTTGCCGCTTGGCAGCTCGCATGTTTCTTTTGCGACCTTTAACCACGGCGCATCCACCAAAAATTCCGAACTCAACAATTTCCACGGTTTCATGTTCAAAATTTAGAAAATAGAACGTCATGTCTGTCGCTTGCAATGTCATAATCCTATAACTCCTTAAAACAAAAAAACTCCCGCTCAACTGAGCGGGAGTTTTTCCTTAATCAGCAATTTTTTACTTGATCTTTAAAGACCAGGCCCTGTTGCCGATTTTTACCACATATACACCCTTCGCGCCAGTGTAAACCTTCTGTTCGCAACCGATGCCTTTCGTTGTGCGAATGATGTTTCCGAGGCTGTTGAATACGGTGATATTTAATCCTTGTGCGTTCTGGACGGTGATGTAACCGCTAGCGTCTACGTATGCGGCGAGATGACGACCGTCAAATGCTTGTTCTATGAGTCCTGTTGTGCTGCTCGAAGACAGTTCTGCTTCGCTGGAGGAACTTTCTGGAGCGCTGCTAGAAGATTCCGGAGCGGCGGCGTCGGCGTTCTTCACGACAATCTTGCCTGCGTTCGGAACGGCGTCAAAGTAAACATAACCGCCATCGACTTTGGATTCGAGCTTGGCATCGCCCTGCGTGACTTCAACCTTGCTCCAGTCGGTCTTCACCTTGATGGAAAGCGGATAGTCGTACTTGGAAATGTTGTCTGCGATGCTGTGCTTGAGTTCGAACGTCATGGTGTTTGCGGCACCGCCGTCCTGCGGTTCAATCTTAGAAGCCTTGCGTTCCTTGATGTACATGGCGACAGAGCCCATCGGGGCAACCCAAATGTCCTTGTCGTTCTGCTGTGCCCACTTGAGGGCTCCATCGATAGCGTTGAGGTCGGTCGGGGAGTAGTTGGCGTTGCCGTTGGTCTTGCCCTGGAATCCGTGCGTGAGGAATGCGACCCAGCCGTTGCTCTTCACGACGTTCTGCATTTGACCGGTAAAGTCGTTTGTGCTCTTGAGCTGGCCTTCGGAACCTGTCATGATTGCCGGGGTCTTTGCCCAGTTGGAAGGACCGTCCTTGCCCATGGCATCGGACATGCCTTGCCAGCTACCGTTGCAGATACGGCCCACGATGTAGTTCTGGAGAACAGCGCTTTCGTTGGGTACGTTGCAGTTCGGGTAGGCGACCGTAACGATGCCGTACTTCTGCTTGATTTTGCCTTCGATATTTTTCTTGGAGGAGGCTTCTTCGCCGCTCATGTTGTTGCCGTGGCTATTGCTGTGGCTTGCGATTTCGTGACCTTCGTCGGCCAAACCCTGGAATCCGCTCCAGTTGGGGTTCCAGTTTACAACGAGGTTGAAGGTGGCCTTGTAGCCATATTTTTTGAATGTCGGACCTGCATCGGTCACGTGGCTCGGTGCGCCATCGTCAAATGTAAAGGACGCTGCGCCCTTGCGGAAACCCGACCAGGTTGCAATTTCTGCATTCTGAGCGAAAGCAGCGCTTGCTGCGAACATTCCAACTGCGACAGAGGCAACAGAAATTTTTTTGTAGTTCATATCCACACCTTGTTAATATGTATTATGCAAAGGTAATTTAGCTCCATATATAAGGAAGCGTCCTATGTTAAATTTATTTTTGTTGTATAGTAATGCAACGGTAGGCGTTGTCATTCCCGGCGCCTGTCCTCGCTTGACGGGGATGACCGGGAATCTCCTCTTGTAGCGTTTTTGCATTGTCATTCCCCACTTGATGGGGAATCTCCTTCTTGTAACATTTATTTATCAATAAATCTTGATCAATTTCTCTGAAAAAAGCGTGTTAAATAAGTAGACATTAGGAGAAACAATGAATAATAACTATTACGTTTACATATTGACGAATAAATACAAGACCGTCTTTTATACAGGTGTAACTAATGATTTGTATAGAAGAACTCTTGAACATAAAATGAAAGTTAATGATGGCTTTTCTGAAAAGTATAATGCAGATTGTCTTGTTTACTATGAACTCTTTTTCAATATTACAGATGCTATAAAGCGAGAAGAAAGACTAAAGCGTTGGAAACGTAAATGGAAGATGGAATTGATTGAAAAGTTTAATCCGCAATGGAAAGACTTGTTTGAAGAAATAGGAGATGCCTGCTCAGTGGCAGGCATGACAGTTTAAAGAGTCGCTCTAAATTCTATATTTCCGCGCATGGACTTGCAATCGATTCTCTCCTCCGTTCTGGATGAAGTTTACGAAAAAAATGAATACCCTGCACTTGCGGCGCTCGAAAGCGAATGGACGCACACACGCCCGTTTGATGGCTTCCGTGTGCTGGTGGCGACTCCGATTTACCGCAACACTATGACCGAATACCGTGCTCTCGTGGCGGGCGGTGCGGACCTTCTCGTGGGCTTTTCGGGAATGAACGACCCCGATGTCGTGGACTTTATGAGGGAATGGGGCGTGCCTGTGGTAACGCCTGCCGAAATGCTCGAAGCGGAATCTCGCGGCGAATTTGTGGACTTGGTGCTCGACTGTGCGGGGCCTTTTGCGGTGCTCC
The genomic region above belongs to Fibrobacter sp. UWB4 and contains:
- a CDS encoding NUDIX hydrolase produces the protein MKPWKLLNSEFLVDAPWLKVAKETCELPSGKVIDDFYTLWQPDWVLILARTTEGKWVMTEQYRHGTGKIALEFPAGIIDKGETPKEAAIRELQEECGYCLEEGRCPLSGGHDKSNGDFTGSFASLRMTNSAVTYIGSFPVNPDRHRGKFHVVFIDGVKRLGKTSFDDTEDIETFLYTDEEFQAKVADGTFNHPLQIAGYFKWKLSQSASRS
- a CDS encoding polysaccharide deacetylase family protein, giving the protein MNYKKISVASVAVGMFAASAAFAQNAEIATWSGFRKGAASFTFDDGAPSHVTDAGPTFKKYGYKATFNLVVNWNPNWSGFQGLADEGHEIASHSNSHGNNMSGEEASSKKNIEGKIKQKYGIVTVAYPNCNVPNESAVLQNYIVGRICNGSWQGMSDAMGKDGPSNWAKTPAIMTGSEGQLKSTNDFTGQMQNVVKSNGWVAFLTHGFQGKTNGNANYSPTDLNAIDGALKWAQQNDKDIWVAPMGSVAMYIKERKASKIEPQDGGAANTMTFELKHSIADNISKYDYPLSIKVKTDWSKVEVTQGDAKLESKVDGGYVYFDAVPNAGKIVVKNADAAAPESSSSAPESSSSEAELSSSSTTGLIEQAFDGRHLAAYVDASGYITVQNAQGLNITVFNSLGNIIRTTKGIGCEQKVYTGAKGVYVVKIGNRAWSLKIK
- a CDS encoding TIGR02147 family protein, whose translation is MKPITEYQDYRKYMLDYFDWRKRSSAFSWREFSKIAGFSSPSYLKLVCDGKSSLSRVGVPLVAAAMGLNEFECEYFKLMVEFTNAKDDDKKKEAFLKMKGLASEQHARVLNADAFDYYESAVNSVVRELAPMMPGALPGEIAKKIKHTFTAQQVRDSLKLLVKFDLLKALGENVYEQTDKVITGSGESLTLALRSMNGQMIDLAREAIEKIAPGERNISGVTIGVDEATVIRLSEEVDRFRKQVIAIAGESKKINQVYRLNLQLFPLSEKV
- a CDS encoding GIY-YIG nuclease family protein, encoding MNNNYYVYILTNKYKTVFYTGVTNDLYRRTLEHKMKVNDGFSEKYNADCLVYYELFFNITDAIKREERLKRWKRKWKMELIEKFNPQWKDLFEEIGDACSVAGMTV